ATAAATTGAAACACCACTATCAATTGTTGGTGTCCAGCCCAATGTCAGATCACCATCAATATATATGTCATCATGCACATTTCCACTTGTTAAACTCAAACTACCTTTAGTGTGTACTTCACCATAAGTATTCCCACCTATAAAATCGAAACTTCCAAATGTGTATATATTCCCATAAATGTTTCCAGACGTCAGAACAACATCATCAGCAACATAAATATTATTTCCATAGACCTCACTTCCACCCTCAAGACTTAAACTCCCATTAATATAGAGAATACCTGGAGAAGTAGCATTACCAAGTACTTGGCTGCCACTAAGCTCAACGGAACCTTCAATGTAAATATTGGATACACCAACCTTTGCATCGCCATTAAGATCATCTCCGGTAAGATCCCCGGTAATGACTATTGTAGAACCATCGCCAACTACATTATCTCCCTCAAAAATCATCCGGTTCCCATAAACAAAGACACTCTCATTCACTATGAAATCATCAAATCCAAAGACGGTTATGTTATCTGTCGTTGAGTTGCAGCCGGCTGCATTGCACAAAGTCAGTGTAACTGTAAATATTCCCGAGCGGTTATAGATATGCACCGGGTTCACATCCGTTGAGGTTGAATTGTCACCAAAATCCCATAACCGGTTAATTATATCCCCGCCTGAGAGATCAGTAAAGGATACCACCAGAGGCACATATCCCGAAGTGGGACTAAAAGTAAAATATACAATAGGGGGCGGTGAAACACTCACCGGCTGGCTCACCAGAGCCTGAATAACTGTCGGCACCTCAGAACCAATGGAACTAAGCTGGACCTCCTCCACAGCATCACGCGGTATTGAACTTACCAGCCAGTCTCCGGTGGAAAATACATTCCAGTCCACCAGTTCACCGTCGTCCGTTAAGAGCTTAAAATCATCCGTTCTGTCAACACCATCAACCATGATACGAGCGTCCTCCCTGTAGACAGAATCCCCTCCGCTATGCACCAGAGTGATGGTTGCCTTACTATCTGCAAGATCAACCCTGAGCACAGGAATTTCAGCAGGAGGAACATCAGAGAGCAGAACAACGGCCATCATTCCAATTCCCGCAACAACAACGGCAGTCAGCACAATACCACCTATGATATCAGATAAAGCATCATCCCTTCCGGAAAAGAACCACGGCTGACTCTTTGACTTCCGGAATATCTGACATATCTTAGAATATATATTGATCTCACACCCATCTTCAGGGTTTACCCCCTGGCTTAACCCTTCCCGTTTTGCGGACATCCCGGACATAATAACTCCCAGACTTTGAATTAATGATTGTAATATGACAATTATACAATAACTGCCGGACCTTATCTCAGGCACCGGCTGCTACAACCGACTGTAGCGAAACCGTGTAGTCTGCACGTTGATAATTGATTGTATCAACACCACTAATTGTAATTAGATTCCCATCAGGACCACCGCGTGTAATTCCACCTGAAGGCGCTCCAAGCTCCCTTAATATGCCCATCCACGCTTTCGCAGCAGATTCATCCTTCAGCGTTATAGTTATGTTATGGCCCAGACCTGCGGGAACAGTAGCTGCTTCGGCCCTGCCCGTAATTACCGTATCAATCCTGACCGGACCCTCACCGCTGATAGACGCCATATCTGACCCTCCCATTTTGAGATCTGTGATGAGAATATTTGCTATCTCAGAGTTGTCACTAAAACTAATGAGTGGGGCAATGCGGCAAACCGTTCCGTCAGTCTGCCTGAGGAAAACACCGCCCATCTGGTAGTAATAAGACTGCGGAATCCAGTACAGATTGGAGGAATCATACTGAATCCTCATCATAGATTCATTTAAGATGGTGGCACTTGTATTCTTTATTTCAATAAACTCAGACCCATCCTCTTCCAGCGATATTGTCCCTGAAGATCCAAAAGGTCTCATAAGGACCATAAATAATCCCTGACTGTGTGTAGCGCCTCCAAGTGAACCTAAAACCAGCGAATTTGAGAGAGTAATGTTGCCGGTACCATAATTATTGACATCATCATAATTGATCCACAGCGAATCCGCAGTAATCTTATATTGTGTAAACCAGTCCTGGACATAGTCCATATGCTCAATCTCCTGCTGTCTCCCTTCACTGGGAACCCCATATACAACCCAGATTGAAAGAAATACCATGATCAGAGCAAGAATCATGATAAACCCAATCACTTCCGAGAGACCTTCTTCATTATTTAGACGAGTCATTATTCCAATACCGGTAGTTTAAGATTGATTATGTTTATTCAACGTTTATGCTTATTTAATACTTATAACAATACTTGCTGTTTTGCTGATCAAACCTACATATTGTTAATCTTAAACTGATAATATATAAGCGACATGCAGAAACAAGGTGACAATTCAACAGATAAGATACAGATACACTGGGCAGATGTGATTGCATCAAAGGTTGATGACAACGTCCCGCACAGAATTGCAACAGGCATCACCCCGTCCGGGCCGATACACATAGGAAATATGCGTGAAGTTCTCACCGGAGATATAGTATATAAGGCAATGACTGAGAAGGGAATTGATGCTGAACTTATATACAATGCAGATGATTTTGACCCGCTAAGGAAGGTCTATCCTTTCCTCCCGGAAAGTTATGAACAATATATCGGAATGCCAATCTGCGACATACCATGCCCCTGCGGAAAGCATGAGAGTTATGCAGACCATTTCCTTGAACCATTCCTGAAATCACTCGAAGAACTTGACGTAAAACCAAAAGTCCTGAAATCAAGCGAATTATACAGAACCGGAAAATATACCGAAGAGATAAAGACCGTCCTTGAGAAGAGTTCCGAAATAAAAGAAATTCTTGAGCGCGTATCCGGCAGGACACTTCCGGACACATGGGTGCCGTTCTACCCCATATGCAAAGGATGCAGGAAAATAAGCAATGCAGAAATCCTTGAGCATATTCCGGAGAAAAACCTTGTTAAATATAAGTGCGAATGTGGGCACGAGGACTACTGCGACTACTCAAAAGGCGAGGGAAAACTTGTATGGCGTGTTGACTGGCCGATGAGATGGTCTGCCCTTGGAGTAACAGTTGAACCCTTCGGAAAGGACCACTCCGCATCCGGAGGCTCATATGACACCGGAAAAGAGATTGTTGAGAAGATATTTAACGGCAGTGCACCTTTCCCAATCCAGTATGAATGGATCAGCCTGAAAGGAAAGGGTGCAATGGCATCATCAACAGGTGTTGCAATATCAATAGAGTCAATGCTTGAGATAGTTCCGCCCGATGTGCTCAGGTACCTCATAGTCAGGACAAAACCTGAGAAAGCGATAAGCTTTGATCCCGGAATGGGACTGCTTACATTAATAGACGAATATGCAAGACTCTCCGAGAAGGGAGAAGGACGCGAATATGAACTCTCCGCAATATCAGACGTAGCAACCGACATCCCGTTCAAGCACCTTGTAACAGTAGTCCAGATCGCACAGGACGAGGATGCCATATTTGAAATACTGAAGAGAAGCGGGTATAATGTTGAAAACCGGGATGCTGTCCTGAAAAGAGCAGATAGGGCAAAGATCTGGGTTGACAAATATGCACCGGATATGGTCAGATTCACAGTCAGAAAAGAACTTCCCGATGAAGTACTATCATTCAGTGCAGCAGATATCGATGCACTGACCCTTCTTATCGATAAATATGCTTCACTTAAGGAATGGAAGGCCGAGTACCTTCACAATGCAATATACGATCTCGGCAATGAAACAGGTGCAAACCCGAAAGATATTTTCACTTCTATCTACATAGCAATTCTCGGACAGAAGAGAGGCCCGCGTGCCGGGTGGTTTATTGAGGCACTCGGGCAGGATTTCGTTATGAAAAGACTTATTGAAACGGTGAACGCAGGTGCTCAGTAAGGCCTGCCGGCAATGCCGCGAAGGCGCAAAGATGGTGCTCTTCGTAACCGGAGTGTGCACCAAGAGCTGCTGGTACTGCCCTATATCGGACGAGAGAAGAGGCAAAGACCGTGCCTATGCAAACGACAGGGTGATAATCCGTCCGGAAGATATAATCGAAGAGGCACGGATTATGTCGGCGCTCGGCACCGGAGTTACAGGTGGGGAAGCCCTTCTGGAGATGGACAGGGTTATGTCATTCTGCCGGTTGCTAAAACGTGAATTCGGGAAGGAACATCACATACACCTCTATACCGGAACTGCACCGGATGAAGAGTGCCTGAAAAACCTTCAGGGACTTGTCGATGAGATAAGAATGCACCCGCCGCAGGAAATGTGGGGAGACATTCTGGATACAGAATATATAACCTCTGCAAAAAAGGCAAAAGAACTGGGTTTTGAGGTCACCATTGAAGTGCCGTCACTTCCGGGGCTTGAAAATCTCATCCCCGCCCTGCCATATCTCGACTATATGAATATCAATGAACTTGAATGGTCTGAGACAAACGCAGAAGAGATGAGAAAAAAGGGTTACAGCCTTGAGGATGACTACCACAATGCAGTACCCGGAGCAGAGGCATGGGCAGAGGAGATATTAAAAAACCCTAAGGTTCACTGGTGCTCATCAACCTTCAAAGACTCAGTCCAGCTAAGAGAGCGCCTCAAAAGAATAGCAAATAATACAGCAAGGCCTTTTGAAGAGATAACAGATGACGGAACTGTTGTTTACGGAGTATGGTATCCGGAATGCGACATTCCAGAAGATCTTGAAGATGACCAGTATGAAAAATTCGATGACAGGATAGAGACTGCCTGGTGGATCTTAGCAGATTTTCCGGATGATTTCCCCGGCAGAAAAGAGATCATCGAGAGATACCCGAATAACGGAATGGTTGTAGAGGTTACACCGATATGAAGAGAGCAAAAGAATATCTGGAATCACTATATGAGAAATACCTGCTGAGGCAGTGCAGACATGTACCAAAACATATAGCCATAATTCAGGACGGAAACCGGAGATTTGCCAGAGAATCGGGTATTGAGGTTGCACTTGGGCACAGGCTCGGCGCGGAGAAGACTGAAACTGTCATGGACTGGGCGCATGACATCGGTGTCACACACATGACACTGTACTGCTTTTCAACCGAAAATTTCAGACGGACAAAGGATGAACTTGGTGAACTCTTCACCCTTTTTACCGAAAAAGCGATTGGGATTGTATCTGACGAGAGAGTACATAAAAATAAGATCAAATTTCAGATGGTCGGAGACAGGAACCTCCTCCCAAAAGACTTCCTTGAAAAGATAGAGAGAGTTGAGAGGATTACAAAAGACTATGACCACTTTACGATAAACCTCGCCATCGCATACGGTGGAAGAAACGAGATTGTACTTGCAGCAAAGTCAATCCTTCAGGAAACACGGAAAGGAACAATCTCACCGGAAGAAATCGACATACAAACAATTGAGGCGCATCTCTACAGGGAACAGAATATCCCGCCGGTAGATCTGATAATAAGAACAGGCAATGATAAAAGAACCTCAAATTTTCTGCCGTGGCTTGCAAACGGGAACGAATCAGCGGTATATTTCTGTGCGCCATACTGGCCGATGTTTCGAAAGATTGATCTGCTGAGAGGAATTCGAATGTATGACCAGAGAATTAAAAACGATCCTTCCTACTTCCCATAACGCCTTTTACGGGTCTGGTAATCCCTTAAGGCCCGCAGGAATTCTGTCTTCCGAAACTGCTTCCAGTTAACATCAGAGAAAAAAAGCTCAGAGTACACAGACTGCCATATAAGAAAATCAGTCAGGTGACTTCCGCCGGTTTTAATGACAAGATCCGGTTCATAATTGAAAGTCAGATATGACTCTATCATCTTCTCATCGACATCTGCCGGATTAATATTATCCTCTGCCATCTTTCTGACGCACCTGACAATCTCATCGCGTCCGCTCATACCTATAACAATATAGACATCCGCTCCCTCCCCTGATACTTCGGTGTTATCATCATAAGTGATGGTAACTTTCGCAAAAGAAGATATGTCACGGAGGTACGGAAGAAATATCTCAGGATTTCCGAGATTATCTGTATTTATGTGAAAAATGACATTTTTTATGCCGCATCTGATGCACCATCCGGCAACTTCCTGAATTTTCTCCGGGGCATCCGTCAAATCATAGCCGGTAAGCATAAAGCATAAAGAGTCAGGCAGGTACTTAAGTTCCCTCTCCAGTCTCCATTCATAATACCTGTGCACCAGCATATTTCAAGATGCCCCAAAGACATTCCAGTCGTTCGGATGTATGTCTGCAGTTGAAAAACCCGTAACCCCGGAGGGTATCCGTAAAGCTGTCACACAGAAATTCTGCATAACGGCCAGTCTCCCAACTACAAACTAACTTAATCTTTTTTCCTTCATAACATAAATATATACTAATTGAATCCGGAGAAATGATGACAATATGCTGATTTTTATAGGGCTTGGACTCTTTGACGAGAGAGATATATCAATAAAAGGGCTTGAAACAGTAAAAAGCGCGGACAGAGTCTTCCTTGAGGCATATACTTCACGCTTAATGGGGGCAGACACCGCAAGGCTTGAAGAATACTATGGAAAGGAGGTTAAAGTTCTCTACAGGGAAGATGTGGAGAATAATCCGGAAGATATTCTTATAGCCGCAGAGAACGGAACTGCGGCATTTCTTACCGCAGGTGACCCTATGGTATCAACGACTCATTCCGACCTGAGAATAAGGGCTGAGGAGAGGGGGATTGAAACCGGAATTATACACGGGGCATCAATACAGAGTGCAATATGCGGACTTTCCGGACTCCAGAACTACAGGTTCGGCAAGTCATGTTCAGTGCCCTATCCTGAGAAAGGGTGGTTTCCGCTTACACCCGCAGAGACAATCAGATCCAATATGGCACAGGGGCTTCACACACTGGTCTATCTGGATATTAAACCTGACAGATATATGACAGTCAATGAGGGAGTTGAGTTAATATCTGAGATGTGTAAGAGGAGAGAGGAAGAACCACCGGAACTGTTTGTAGGGATCGCAAGGGCGGGATCAGACAGACCTGTTGTAAGAGCAGGGAGAGGGCCTGATCTTATCGCTTATGACTTTGGCGGACCGCTTCAGATATTAATTGTCCCGGCAGAACTGCATATGATGGAAGAAGAGTACCTCAGAGTTTTTGCCGGTCTGTAAAATATGAATCCTGACAGTCTGGGAAATTTCCTTGAAGAGAAAATAATCAGCAGCCGCGTGGCCGCTGTAAAAGGCTCATATGCTGAAAGGACTGCCCTTGAATGTAAAAATATGGCAGAATCATACCTTTGTGATGGCAGGACTTTCTCCCGTTCCGGCGATGATGTCAATGCAGCTGCATCGTTTACATACGCCCTGGGCTGGCTTGATGCAGGGAGATTTATCGGATTTATTGAGGTGGATGAGAAATATTTCAATGAATCAGGAGATGAAATCTTTATCACTCCGGGGCTTGATGAACACCTCAATGAGAAGACGGGCCGATATGAGCGGATGCTCACCTCTGCACTTGATTCTGTCAAATCCGGCCCTGACGCTGAAAGTCCAATGTATAAGGCCTCAGAAGAGATAATCAGGAAAGCAGAATATCATCTTAATTCCGGGGAAGGATTTCTGAACCGGAACATGACTGTCAATGCGCTTGCAGAGTACAGTTACGGATATGGATGGCTGGACTGCGGTGTCCGGGCAGGAATTATAATAATTTTAAAAAACAGAGGACTTTTTACCGTATAAGAACCTGAAATGGTTTATATATTGTACGCCTAAGTTTTTTAGAGATTTCAGGATTTATTAATATGGATAAAAGTCAGGTAAAATGGCTGGCCATCTCAGTGACCTTCAGTGTCATTGTACTGGCCATTGTCCTTTATTTTACAATTGATGAAAATACAATTACCTATCTCCAGGAGTTGCAGCCGCAATACCTTGTAGCGGCGATACTGCTCCATGTATTATCAATGGGATTCTGGGCAGCAAGAATAAAGCTGATGTCCAGATCTCTTGGATACAGGGTCCCATTTTTGCACTGCCTCAATATGGTCTTTGCAAATCTTTTAATTGCTGCTGTAACACCTTCACAGGCAGGCGGAGAGCCGGTCAGGATACATGAGCTTTACAGGGCAGATGTCCCGCTTGGTGATGCAACTGCGATTGTTATACTGGAGAGAGTCTTAGACGGAATTCTGCTTGGAATTATTGGAGGTGTGGCCGTTCTGCTCCTCTGGCTTGGCAGTGAGAAACTTGGCCTTGCAATCACTCTGCCGCTTGCATTCATGTGGATTTTGATTATGGGATTTGTAATTCTCTTTGCATATTCTGTAAAAAAGCCTGATTTCCTGAAAAATCTTGTTAAAAAGATATCAGGATTCCTGACAAAGAGATGGCATGCAGAAAAAGTTGAAAAGCTGATGAATGATATTGATTCAGAGGTTGACAATTTCCACGGAGCACTTAAGAAATATATCGGTCATTCAAAGATAGGGCTGTTATACGGAGGAATTTTTACTGTATTATACTGGTTCAATGAATTCTTTATTGCATCACTTATACTGATGGGACTTGGGCAGAGTCCTCATATCGTAGAATCGTTTGTTGCACAGATAATAATTGCAATTATTATGATGATACCACTCACACCCGGAAGTTCAGGTATTGCAGAACTGTCGGCGACATCACTGTACAGTCTCTTTATCCCGTCATCAATTGTCGGAATTTTTGTTGTTCTCTGGAGACTCATCCTCTATTACATGAATATCTTTATGGGTGTATTTGCAACGGTGATTATCGTCAAAAGAGAAGTGGTAAGAAAAGCAATAAAAAACAGAATTTCAAAAAACAGGGATTGAAATTATCCCAGGAATTTCCTTTTTTCAGCAGCTCTCAGAATTCCGGATTCAAGGTCTTCCATTCTGTTCTCAGCCAGACTGCCTATAATTCCGGATGTGATACCCATATGACTTTCATCGGCATCAAAATCCCCTAAAATTTCCTTTGCAAAATGAAGGTCTTCTTCCGGGAGATAGGGAGATTTGGGATTGACAAACATTAGAGCATCCCTGAGATCATTCTCAAAATTGAGATATACTTCAGTCAGGTATTCAAAGTCCTTCTCCGATAATGCCGAGATACCCAGTATTTCCGGAGGAACTCCGATAGAATAACAGGCCGCAGTGAAAGTGATTGCCCTTGGCAGATTAAGTCCTTCATGGTTGCGTGAATAACCAAAAAGACCAATATGCAGCTTTCTTAGCCTTCTTTTAGGGACATACCCCGCCACTCTGTTGATCACAGGCGCAAGTTCAGTCAGGCGGCTATGATAGGCCGAAGAACACTTCTCAAACAGTTCAAGGCATTTTTCTGAATCTACAGTCTGAGAAACGCCGGTATCTCTCTCCTCAAGCTTTTTTATACCGTCACAGACGATGTCCACCGGAAAGTCGTACTTAAAGGCGGACTGGATTGTAAATGTATGAACACCCGGATATTCACGTACAAAACTCTCCACATTATCCGGCCTTAGATTACCCCTGAAAGGCGCTGAACCGACTCCGAGTATGGGATATATCGGAATTCCGGATTTATCAGATAATTCCCTCATATTCATAAGGGCAATTTTGTTAAGAATTACTGCACCGACATTGCCGTAATTTATGGCAGGGTCAGATCGGGCTAAGAATACACGCTGATAGTCAAGATTTTTATCCTCTATGTACCTTCCAACGATATCTCCGGAGTTAAGCATCCCGTCTCTGTCTTCAAAGAGAGGGATAACGTTTATCTTTTCAGGCTTAAATTCACCAATCCAGTCGGATATTGTTATGTCTCTTCCGCCAAGCCGCCCGTGCTGTTTACCGATAACATAGTCGCAGTAGTACTGATAGATGTTATCCACCGAGGCATATGAGGTTGTCATCGGAAGTATAACCTCAAATATCGGCGCAGTCTCATTTCCGTAAAAGAGTTTTGCCAGGTCAAAGGAGCGCGGAATGCTCTCAAGGGTTTCAAGAAGAATTTTTGCCTCGGCCCTCTCAACTTCCGGGTTAGGCAGCCTCAGTGTCAGAAAGAGGTCTTTTCCGATCTGTTTTTCTGAGAAGTAGGATTTATAGCGCGAAAGAAGTTTTTTTATGACAAAATTATCAACCTCTTTGCCTTCGCAGTCCCACATCTGTTCACTGCACTTAAGATGAGAGTAAGCATAATATGCCTCAAGAACTTCTTCTTCCCCGCCCAGAAGAGAATTCCGTGAAAAAAACGGCATATTTACATTGTC
The sequence above is a segment of the Methanoplanus limicola DSM 2279 genome. Coding sequences within it:
- a CDS encoding PKD domain-containing protein — protein: MSAKREGLSQGVNPEDGCEINIYSKICQIFRKSKSQPWFFSGRDDALSDIIGGIVLTAVVVAGIGMMAVVLLSDVPPAEIPVLRVDLADSKATITLVHSGGDSVYREDARIMVDGVDRTDDFKLLTDDGELVDWNVFSTGDWLVSSIPRDAVEEVQLSSIGSEVPTVIQALVSQPVSVSPPPIVYFTFSPTSGYVPLVVSFTDLSGGDIINRLWDFGDNSTSTDVNPVHIYNRSGIFTVTLTLCNAAGCNSTTDNITVFGFDDFIVNESVFVYGNRMIFEGDNVVGDGSTIVITGDLTGDDLNGDAKVGVSNIYIEGSVELSGSQVLGNATSPGILYINGSLSLEGGSEVYGNNIYVADDVVLTSGNIYGNIYTFGSFDFIGGNTYGEVHTKGSLSLTSGNVHDDIYIDGDLTLGWTPTIDSGVSIYYTGSISHPDWYSQDILDKCHHVDSVPDFSMPGFSTPPIPSARLDGWYSDHGYVSGKNLYSGIKIFADSYKRTAKSTDSAENIVIVAKTGDIELNKFGGIPVTGVLFAPNGEVIFGGSSFESFEGVVIAKEGFSVERGGVDVTFRNIENYIPNRDDFPWSDSF
- the lysS gene encoding lysine--tRNA ligase, which produces MQKQGDNSTDKIQIHWADVIASKVDDNVPHRIATGITPSGPIHIGNMREVLTGDIVYKAMTEKGIDAELIYNADDFDPLRKVYPFLPESYEQYIGMPICDIPCPCGKHESYADHFLEPFLKSLEELDVKPKVLKSSELYRTGKYTEEIKTVLEKSSEIKEILERVSGRTLPDTWVPFYPICKGCRKISNAEILEHIPEKNLVKYKCECGHEDYCDYSKGEGKLVWRVDWPMRWSALGVTVEPFGKDHSASGGSYDTGKEIVEKIFNGSAPFPIQYEWISLKGKGAMASSTGVAISIESMLEIVPPDVLRYLIVRTKPEKAISFDPGMGLLTLIDEYARLSEKGEGREYELSAISDVATDIPFKHLVTVVQIAQDEDAIFEILKRSGYNVENRDAVLKRADRAKIWVDKYAPDMVRFTVRKELPDEVLSFSAADIDALTLLIDKYASLKEWKAEYLHNAIYDLGNETGANPKDIFTSIYIAILGQKRGPRAGWFIEALGQDFVMKRLIETVNAGAQ
- a CDS encoding radical SAM protein, encoding MLSKACRQCREGAKMVLFVTGVCTKSCWYCPISDERRGKDRAYANDRVIIRPEDIIEEARIMSALGTGVTGGEALLEMDRVMSFCRLLKREFGKEHHIHLYTGTAPDEECLKNLQGLVDEIRMHPPQEMWGDILDTEYITSAKKAKELGFEVTIEVPSLPGLENLIPALPYLDYMNINELEWSETNAEEMRKKGYSLEDDYHNAVPGAEAWAEEILKNPKVHWCSSTFKDSVQLRERLKRIANNTARPFEEITDDGTVVYGVWYPECDIPEDLEDDQYEKFDDRIETAWWILADFPDDFPGRKEIIERYPNNGMVVEVTPI
- the uppS gene encoding polyprenyl diphosphate synthase — translated: MKRAKEYLESLYEKYLLRQCRHVPKHIAIIQDGNRRFARESGIEVALGHRLGAEKTETVMDWAHDIGVTHMTLYCFSTENFRRTKDELGELFTLFTEKAIGIVSDERVHKNKIKFQMVGDRNLLPKDFLEKIERVERITKDYDHFTINLAIAYGGRNEIVLAAKSILQETRKGTISPEEIDIQTIEAHLYREQNIPPVDLIIRTGNDKRTSNFLPWLANGNESAVYFCAPYWPMFRKIDLLRGIRMYDQRIKNDPSYFP
- a CDS encoding undecaprenyl diphosphate synthase family protein, which produces MLVHRYYEWRLERELKYLPDSLCFMLTGYDLTDAPEKIQEVAGWCIRCGIKNVIFHINTDNLGNPEIFLPYLRDISSFAKVTITYDDNTEVSGEGADVYIVIGMSGRDEIVRCVRKMAEDNINPADVDEKMIESYLTFNYEPDLVIKTGGSHLTDFLIWQSVYSELFFSDVNWKQFRKTEFLRALRDYQTRKRRYGK
- the dph5 gene encoding diphthine synthase; the encoded protein is MLIFIGLGLFDERDISIKGLETVKSADRVFLEAYTSRLMGADTARLEEYYGKEVKVLYREDVENNPEDILIAAENGTAAFLTAGDPMVSTTHSDLRIRAEERGIETGIIHGASIQSAICGLSGLQNYRFGKSCSVPYPEKGWFPLTPAETIRSNMAQGLHTLVYLDIKPDRYMTVNEGVELISEMCKRREEEPPELFVGIARAGSDRPVVRAGRGPDLIAYDFGGPLQILIVPAELHMMEEEYLRVFAGL
- a CDS encoding DUF357 domain-containing protein; protein product: MNPDSLGNFLEEKIISSRVAAVKGSYAERTALECKNMAESYLCDGRTFSRSGDDVNAAASFTYALGWLDAGRFIGFIEVDEKYFNESGDEIFITPGLDEHLNEKTGRYERMLTSALDSVKSGPDAESPMYKASEEIIRKAEYHLNSGEGFLNRNMTVNALAEYSYGYGWLDCGVRAGIIIILKNRGLFTV
- a CDS encoding lysylphosphatidylglycerol synthase transmembrane domain-containing protein; translation: MDKSQVKWLAISVTFSVIVLAIVLYFTIDENTITYLQELQPQYLVAAILLHVLSMGFWAARIKLMSRSLGYRVPFLHCLNMVFANLLIAAVTPSQAGGEPVRIHELYRADVPLGDATAIVILERVLDGILLGIIGGVAVLLLWLGSEKLGLAITLPLAFMWILIMGFVILFAYSVKKPDFLKNLVKKISGFLTKRWHAEKVEKLMNDIDSEVDNFHGALKKYIGHSKIGLLYGGIFTVLYWFNEFFIASLILMGLGQSPHIVESFVAQIIIAIIMMIPLTPGSSGIAELSATSLYSLFIPSSIVGIFVVLWRLILYYMNIFMGVFATVIIVKREVVRKAIKNRISKNRD
- the ppcA gene encoding phosphoenolpyruvate carboxylase, translated to MMKGHCNIRVPKTMSTQHPDNVNMPFFSRNSLLGGEEEVLEAYYAYSHLKCSEQMWDCEGKEVDNFVIKKLLSRYKSYFSEKQIGKDLFLTLRLPNPEVERAEAKILLETLESIPRSFDLAKLFYGNETAPIFEVILPMTTSYASVDNIYQYYCDYVIGKQHGRLGGRDITISDWIGEFKPEKINVIPLFEDRDGMLNSGDIVGRYIEDKNLDYQRVFLARSDPAINYGNVGAVILNKIALMNMRELSDKSGIPIYPILGVGSAPFRGNLRPDNVESFVREYPGVHTFTIQSAFKYDFPVDIVCDGIKKLEERDTGVSQTVDSEKCLELFEKCSSAYHSRLTELAPVINRVAGYVPKRRLRKLHIGLFGYSRNHEGLNLPRAITFTAACYSIGVPPEILGISALSEKDFEYLTEVYLNFENDLRDALMFVNPKSPYLPEEDLHFAKEILGDFDADESHMGITSGIIGSLAENRMEDLESGILRAAEKRKFLG